The proteins below come from a single Xiphophorus couchianus chromosome 20, X_couchianus-1.0, whole genome shotgun sequence genomic window:
- the LOC114135671 gene encoding Krueppel-like factor 15, with protein MVSLSSRTLTGESELFRDSSSSLFSFSEEDAVCLRSCDSPGAFQQGALHGSSPEEEEEEEDESEGSSRLVYRGATDDGGADYQEPRMPEFSFRPSSPFSPTLEDIEEFLKEKMEQVRADMRSSREEDSPSSSVPSASSTETKSEPLVGASLCTSSSETPEEEKEKHAPVQVDPSPPSHSSPPPATVTPPVLLRAPVVLQLQPLPLAQPQAPAGSPPSAPSGIWLTHLVMGLQGATAPNLTLVAPQVSSTPTTATTSSLLPLSSDNKSADQKYVKIAPLPITTRTLEITAVGGSPGAALLKAAPPRANRASPTERVHKCSHPGCGKMYTKSSHLKAHFRRHTGEKPYTCSWPDCGWKFSRSDELSRHRRSHSGVKPYECTLCEKKFARSDHLSKHTKVHRSSRPSRVIRTTM; from the exons atgGTGTCCCTCAGCAGCAGAACACTGACTGGGGAGTCTGAGCTGTTCagggacagcagcagcagcctgttCTCCTTCTCAGAGGAGGATGCGGTGTGCTTGCGCTCCTGCGACAGCCCCGGGGCCTTCCAGCAGGGGGCCCTGCACGGCTCCAGCCccgaagaagaggaggaggaggaggacgagagCGAAGGCAGCAGCCGGCTGGTTTATCGAGGCGCGACGGACGACGGGGGAGCGGATTATCAGGAGCCTCGGATGCCAGAGTTTTCTTTCCGCCCATCTTCGCCGTTCTCTCCCACCCTGGAGGACATAGAGGAGTTTCTGAAGGAGAAGATGGAGCAGGTGAGGGCGGAcatgaggagcagcagagaggaagattCTCCGTCGTCCTCCGTACCCTCGGCTTCATCAACAGAGACTAAAAGTGAGCCATTAGTTGGTGCTTCCCTCTGCACTTCCTCCTCGGAGACCCccgaggaagagaaagagaaacacgCCCCTGTCCAGGTTGACCCGTCTCCTCCTAGTCACTCAAGCCCTCCTCCAGCCACGGTGACCCCGCCCGTGCTCCTCAGAGCTCCGGTGGTTCTCCAGCTGCAGCCATTACCTCTGGCCCAGCCTCAGGCCCCCGCCGGCTCTCCTCCGTCAGCCCCGAGCGGCATCTGGCTCACTCACCTGGTCATGGGGCTCCAGGGCGCCACCGCTCCAAATCTCACCCTGGTGGCCCCCCAAGTGTCCTCCACACCCACCACCGCCACCACCAGCAGCCTGTTGCCACTCAGCAGCGATAACAAATCAGCAGACCAGAAGTATGTGAAGATCGCTCCTCTGCCCATCACTACAAGGACTCTGGAGATCACAGCAGTGGGGGGCAGTCCAGGGGCCGCCCTCCTGAAGGCAGCGCCCCCCCGGGCAAACAGGGCGTCGCCCACCGAGAGGGTCCACAAGTGCTCCCACCCAGGCTGTGGGAAGATGTACACAAAGAGCAGTCATCTTAAGGCCCACTTCCGCCGGCACACAGGGGAGAAGCCGTACACCTGCAGCTGGCCAGACTGCGGCTGGAA GTTCTCCCGATCAGACGAGCTGTCTCGCCACCGCCGCTCTCACTCGGGCGTCAAACCATACGAGTGCACTCTGTGCGAGAAGAAGTTTGCCCGCAGCGACCATTTAAGCAAACACACGAAGGTCCACCGCAGCTCCCGGCCCAGCAGGGTGATCCGGACCACTATGTGA
- the elk4 gene encoding ETS domain-containing protein Elk-4 isoform X2, giving the protein MDNSVTLWQFLLQLLLDSSNEQLICWTNEEGEFKLLQAEEVARLWGARKNKPNMNYDKLSRALRYYYDKNIIKKVNGQKFVYRFVSYPDILKGDAAARMDGGDDGAGGVLPAVAKRLDGAMLEAESDDRSKAGSGLAALGSNTKQSNRNDYIHSGLYTSFHLNSLHNGRQLFKSIKVENPAEKLAERRAASQQSQETPPLLQAPPAAAPPSVIKFGNSPPKLLAVPPPPVAIETTLSGLDSLQAPPHRAGLVSTHSSLHPQSVYSLEHSRQSEPGLGLPDLGAAREAAQEGNMTNSDGESGGSGSTEPAALETPETQPHDKVDGGISVFIDEPGLVDTETSSSSVNSNTAGSAQALGKTRKPPKVLQLSPPALLVTTSEFSPMNLCSPSLPTASLTPAMLQTPTLLLTPSPLLSNIHFWSTLSPVAPLSPATRRQGAHLFQFPSVLNSQFQIPVQSLDGTNTPGPIFPDPQKT; this is encoded by the exons ATGGACAACTCTGTCACCCTGTGGCAGTTCCTACTCCAGCTCCTGTTGGACTCCAGCAACGAGCAGCTCATCTGCTGGACCAATGAGGAAGGAGAGTTCAAGCTGCTGCAGGCCGAGGAGGTGGCCCGGCTTTGGGGAGCCCGCAAGAACAAGCCCAACATGAACTACGACAAGCTCAGCAGGGCGCTGAGGTACTACTATGACAAG AACATCATAAAGAAGGTGAACGGCCAGAAGTTCGTCTACCGCTTTGTGTCCTACCCCGACATCCTGAAGGGAGACGCCGCTGCCCGGATGGACGGGGGGGACGATGGAGCGGGCGGAGTCCTCCCTGCTGTTGCTAAGAGGTTGGACGGTGCTATGCTGGAGGCGGAGTCTGACGACCGCTCCAAGGCGGGGTCGGGTCTGGCCGCTCTGGGCTCCAACACCAAGCAGTCCAACAGAAACGACTACATCCACTCCGGCCTCTACACTTCGTTTCATCTCAACTCCCTGCACAACGGCCGGCAGCTCTTCAAGTCCATCAAGGTGGAGAACCCTGCAGAGAAGCTGGCTGAGCGGAGGGCCGCCTCCCAACAGAGCCAGGAGACCCCCCCTCTGCTGCAGGCGCCTCCAGCAGCCGCTCCGCCATCGGTCATCAAGTTCGGAAACAGCCCGCCAAAGCTGCTCGCCGTGCCGCCTCCTCCAGTCGCCATAGAGACCACCTTGAGCGGCTTGGACTCCCTGCAGGCTCCACCTCACAGGGCCGGACTCGTCAGCACACACTCCTCGCTGCACCCCCAGTCCGTCTACTCGCTGGAGCACAGCCGGCAGTCAGAACCTGGCCTGGGCCTACCGGACCTGGGCGCGGCACGGGAGGCCGCTCAGGAGGGAAACATGACCAACAGTGACGGCGAGTCGGGGGGCTCTGGGTCCACAGAACCAGCTGCTCTGGAGACACCAGAGACCCAGCCACACGACAAG GTGGATGGCGGCATCAGCGTGTTTATAGACGAGCCCGGCCTGGTGGACACTGAGACCAGTTCGTCCTCGGTGAACAGCAACACCGCGGGAAGCGCTCAGGCTCTGGGAAAAACTCGTAAACCGCCAAAGGTCCTGCAGCTCAGTCCGCCCGCTCTGCTCGTCACCACGTCCGAGTTCTCCCCCATGAACTTGTGCAGCCCTTCGCTGCCCACTGCCTCACTCACACCAGCAATGCTCCAG ACTCCAACCCTTCTGCTGACTCCCAGTCCTCTGCTGTCCAACATCCACTTCTGGAGTACGCTCAGTCCTGTCGCTCCCCTCAGCCCAGCCACCAGACGTCAGGGAGCCCACCTGTTCCAG TTCCCATCGGTCCTGAACTCCCAGTTCCAGATCCCAGTCCAGAGCCTGGATGGGACCAACACACCCGGACCCATTTTCCCAGACCCCCAGAAAACGTAG
- the elk4 gene encoding ETS domain-containing protein Elk-4 isoform X1, with amino-acid sequence MDNSVTLWQFLLQLLLDSSNEQLICWTNEEGEFKLLQAEEVARLWGARKNKPNMNYDKLSRALRYYYDKNIIKKVNGQKFVYRFVSYPDILKGDAAARMDGGDDGAGGVLPAVAKRLDGAMLEAESDDRSKAGSGLAALGSNTKQSNRNDYIHSGLYTSFHLNSLHNGRQLFKSIKVENPAEKLAERRAASQQSQETPPLLQAPPAAAPPSVIKFGNSPPKLLAVPPPPVAIETTLSGLDSLQAPPHRAGLVSTHSSLHPQSVYSLEHSRQSEPGLGLPDLGAAREAAQEGNMTNSDGESGGSGSTEPAALETPETQPHDKQVDGGISVFIDEPGLVDTETSSSSVNSNTAGSAQALGKTRKPPKVLQLSPPALLVTTSEFSPMNLCSPSLPTASLTPAMLQTPTLLLTPSPLLSNIHFWSTLSPVAPLSPATRRQGAHLFQFPSVLNSQFQIPVQSLDGTNTPGPIFPDPQKT; translated from the exons ATGGACAACTCTGTCACCCTGTGGCAGTTCCTACTCCAGCTCCTGTTGGACTCCAGCAACGAGCAGCTCATCTGCTGGACCAATGAGGAAGGAGAGTTCAAGCTGCTGCAGGCCGAGGAGGTGGCCCGGCTTTGGGGAGCCCGCAAGAACAAGCCCAACATGAACTACGACAAGCTCAGCAGGGCGCTGAGGTACTACTATGACAAG AACATCATAAAGAAGGTGAACGGCCAGAAGTTCGTCTACCGCTTTGTGTCCTACCCCGACATCCTGAAGGGAGACGCCGCTGCCCGGATGGACGGGGGGGACGATGGAGCGGGCGGAGTCCTCCCTGCTGTTGCTAAGAGGTTGGACGGTGCTATGCTGGAGGCGGAGTCTGACGACCGCTCCAAGGCGGGGTCGGGTCTGGCCGCTCTGGGCTCCAACACCAAGCAGTCCAACAGAAACGACTACATCCACTCCGGCCTCTACACTTCGTTTCATCTCAACTCCCTGCACAACGGCCGGCAGCTCTTCAAGTCCATCAAGGTGGAGAACCCTGCAGAGAAGCTGGCTGAGCGGAGGGCCGCCTCCCAACAGAGCCAGGAGACCCCCCCTCTGCTGCAGGCGCCTCCAGCAGCCGCTCCGCCATCGGTCATCAAGTTCGGAAACAGCCCGCCAAAGCTGCTCGCCGTGCCGCCTCCTCCAGTCGCCATAGAGACCACCTTGAGCGGCTTGGACTCCCTGCAGGCTCCACCTCACAGGGCCGGACTCGTCAGCACACACTCCTCGCTGCACCCCCAGTCCGTCTACTCGCTGGAGCACAGCCGGCAGTCAGAACCTGGCCTGGGCCTACCGGACCTGGGCGCGGCACGGGAGGCCGCTCAGGAGGGAAACATGACCAACAGTGACGGCGAGTCGGGGGGCTCTGGGTCCACAGAACCAGCTGCTCTGGAGACACCAGAGACCCAGCCACACGACAAG CAGGTGGATGGCGGCATCAGCGTGTTTATAGACGAGCCCGGCCTGGTGGACACTGAGACCAGTTCGTCCTCGGTGAACAGCAACACCGCGGGAAGCGCTCAGGCTCTGGGAAAAACTCGTAAACCGCCAAAGGTCCTGCAGCTCAGTCCGCCCGCTCTGCTCGTCACCACGTCCGAGTTCTCCCCCATGAACTTGTGCAGCCCTTCGCTGCCCACTGCCTCACTCACACCAGCAATGCTCCAG ACTCCAACCCTTCTGCTGACTCCCAGTCCTCTGCTGTCCAACATCCACTTCTGGAGTACGCTCAGTCCTGTCGCTCCCCTCAGCCCAGCCACCAGACGTCAGGGAGCCCACCTGTTCCAG TTCCCATCGGTCCTGAACTCCCAGTTCCAGATCCCAGTCCAGAGCCTGGATGGGACCAACACACCCGGACCCATTTTCCCAGACCCCCAGAAAACGTAG